AGGATACAACCAAAATCCACCAATATATCTAAACAGCCAGAAGAGAGACAACTGACCAGCCAGAGATTCTTCAGATCAAAGCCACAATCCACATATACAGCTGCCGCCACAGACTCCACAATATCAGCAAGAACCTTCGGCGCCTTCATTGCTCCTCCATGGAACTCCGCCTGCTCCTCCTGGTGCACTGTTATTACGAATTCCTTCACCTATATCCAAATTTTAAATCCCTCAATTCAACATTCACAAAAGAATTAACTTAATCAATTTAAGGCAACTAATAATTGGCCAAGAAAGCTAAATCGGATCTTGCCACAAATAATATACAAAATGTACCTgtacaataaataaaaaaaaatactttaccCTCAAGTCAATAAAACCACTGCTTTTGGCCTCAAAGAGTTAGAACCCCAAAATTATGTAAGCTTGAAATTGATTATATAGTGAATTGGGAAAAAAAATTACATAGAAATTGATTAGAAagaaataaatttcaaataacaataattttatgaACAAGTTTAAGGCATGTTATTAAGGTTTAGTTTTAGGCCACCAATTCTATTGAGCCACATGACTTTTGGAAAAAAATTTCCAAATGTACCTTTTCATCAAGGGCGGTAGCATTGTGGCGGACATATTTATAGAGACCGTGGCGAACGGCAACTCTAGCAAGTTTCTCGGTGCTGATATTAGCAGCGCGGAGGAGAGAGAGTTGACCTGGGTCAAGTTCTGGGTATGCCAAATAAACATAATTGGTGATTGCTAAGCCAAGAGCAGCGTCACCAACGAACTCAAGGCGCTGATAAGAAACAGAATCAATGCAAGAAGAGTGCGTAAGGGCTTCTTCAAGAAGTTTTGGTTTAATGAATTTGTAATTCAAGATTTCCTCCACTGCCTTAACAGATGTCTCCATATCTGCCACCTCTTCATCTTCGTCGGCTATTAGAGTAGTTGGGCAACTCACTATGACGCAAGATTCCGGCGACTGCATATTTTGATCAAAACAGAGAGACAGAGAGAGTGTGCGTGCGCGCGCGCGTGCGCGTGTGGGTGCGCTTGTGTTTCTTGGAttgatttttgaagaattttgaagGAGCGTGCTGTGGAAGATAGATGTCTTTACTGTCAGTACTTCACAAGAAAAAGTGTTCGGAAACTGATGAGGGAACAAGGTTTAGCGTCAGACCAAACGTTTGATTAGAT
Above is a window of Nicotiana tabacum cultivar K326 chromosome 8, ASM71507v2, whole genome shotgun sequence DNA encoding:
- the LOC107804132 gene encoding ribonuclease 3-like protein 2 encodes the protein MQSPESCVIVSCPTTLIADEDEEVADMETSVKAVEEILNYKFIKPKLLEEALTHSSCIDSVSYQRLEFVGDAALGLAITNYVYLAYPELDPGQLSLLRAANISTEKLARVAVRHGLYKYVRHNATALDEKVKEFVITVHQEEQAEFHGGAMKAPKVLADIVESVAAAVYVDCGFDLKNLWLIFRGLLEPIITLDLLEEQPQPVTMLYELCQKDGKQVDIKHWRKGEKDIASIYVDGQFIISASSENKENAKLHAAKAALQKLAFKSIGKTDTEVEPNTEIDGAKQKLHELCGRKKWPIPTYRIEKQIGPAHDRRFICSVQVPIAEGLLFVKGEEKSRVKDAENSAASAMIWGLQDSNLS